In the genome of Brachionichthys hirsutus isolate HB-005 chromosome 23, CSIRO-AGI_Bhir_v1, whole genome shotgun sequence, one region contains:
- the etnppl gene encoding ethanolamine-phosphate phospho-lyase, translating into MSAETLDKKKTLLLRKKHVGPSCKILFSHDPIKIVRARGQYMFDETGQRYVDCINNVAHVGHCHPDVVRAGARQMELLNTNSRFLHDNLVLYAERLQATLPDALSVCYFVNSGSEANDLALRLAWTFTGHKDVITLENAYHGHVSSVLDISPYKFHQLSSDAELNQSVHVAPSPDVYRGKYRAEHSDPATAYANEVKLIIDRVQEEGGQIAAFTAESLQSCGGQVIPPFGYFRRVAEHVHKAGGVFIADEVQVGFGRVGTHFWGFQLQGEDFVPDIVTMGKPMGNGHPMSCVVTTRAVAEAFASSGMEYFNTFGGNPVSCAIGLAVLDVIAKEDLQGNALRVGRHLTALLEKQKEKHPLVGDVRGCGLFVGMELVRDRLTLTPATAEAQELVYKLKQQHVLISADGPHRNVLKFKPPMCFTAESADLVVEKMDHILTELEEALGLKLHNWAAGAMDSEERKLPTDEQFCGGFTHKRGENRDFLPEGKPNA; encoded by the exons ATGTCGGCGGAGACACTGGACAAGAAGAAGACCCTCCTGCTGAGGAAGAAGCACGTCGG GCCGTCCTGCAAGATTCTGTTCAGCCACGACCCGATCAAGATCGTGCGCGCGCGCGGTCAGTACATGTTCGACGAGACCGGCCAGCGCTACGTGGACTGCATCAACAACGTGGCTCACG TGGGCCACTGTCACCCGGATGTGGTCCGGGCCGGGGCCCGTCAGATGGAGCTGCTCAACACCAACTCGCGTTTCCTGCACGACAACCTGGTTCTGTACGCGGAGCGGCTGCAGGCCACGCTGCCCGACGCGCTGAGCGTGTGCTACTTCGTCAACTCCGG CTCTGAGGCCAATGACCTGGCGCTCCGCCTGGCGTGGACGTTCACGGGCCACAAAGACGTCATCACCCTGGAGAA tgcgTATCACGGACACGTCTCCTCCGTCCTCGACATCAGCCCCTATAAGTTCCACCAGCTGTCGTCGGATGCTGAGCTGAACCAATCCGTCCATGTg GCGCCGAGCCCGGACGTGTACAGAGGCAAATACAGGGCGGAGCACTCGGACCCGGCCACGGCGTACGCAAACGAGGTGAAGCTCATCATAGACCGAgtccaggaggaaggaggacag ATCGCCGCTTTCACTGCCGAGTCACTGCAGAGTTGCGGTGGACAGGTAATCCCGCCGTTCGGCTACTTCCGGCGAGTGGCAGA ACACGTCCACAAAGCCGGGGGCGTCTTCATCGCCGATGAGGTCCAGGTGGGCTTCGGCCGGGTCGGGACCCACTTCTGGGGGTTCCAGCTGCAAGGGGAGGACTTCGTGCCGGACATCGTCACCATGGGGAAGCCCATGGGCAACGGGCACCCGATGTCGTGTGTGGTGACGACCAGGGCGGTGGCGGAGGCGTTCGCTTCCTCCGGGATGGAATACTTCAACACG TTCGGCGGTAACCCGGTGTCGTGTGCCATCGGCCTCGCCGTGCTGGACGTGATCGCCAAGGAGGATCTCCAGGGCAACGCCCTGCGCGTCGGGCGACACCTGACCGCCctgctggagaagcagaaggagaagcATCCGCTGGTTGGAGACGTCCG GGGTTGCGGCCTCTTTGTCGGGATGGAGCTGGTGAGGGACCGGCTAACGCTAACGCCCGCCACAGCTGAAGCTCAGGAGCTCGTGTATAA GCTCAAGCAGCAGCACGTCCTCATCAGCGCCGACGGACCTCATCGCAACGTCCTCAAGTTTAAGCCGCCCATGTGCTTCACGGCGGAGAGCGCCGACCTGGTGGTGGAGAAGATGGACCACATCCTCACAG AACTCGAGGAAGCGTTGGGACTGAAGTTACACAACTGGGCCGCCGGAGCGATGGACAGCGAGGAACGGAAG CTTCCGACGGATGAACAGTTTTGCGGCGGCTTCACGCACAAGAGAGGAGAGAACCGGGACTTCCTCCCAGAAGGGAAGCCAAACGCCTGA